The Variovorax sp. PMC12 genome segment GCATGAGCCATCACTTTTCGCTCGGGCAGGAGCGCGCGCAGTGGGTGAGCTCGGGCTTCATGGTGGCGATGACGGTCTCGATGCTCACCACGCCGTGGCTGCTGTCGCGCTACGGCTACCGGCGCACCTATGTCGGCACGATGGTGCTGCTCCTGCTGGGCGGCATCGTGGGCGGCGTGGCCAACGACTTCTCGCTGGTGCTGTTCGCGCGCGTGGCCGAAGGGCTGGCCGCGGGGGTGGTGCAGCCGATTCCGGCCATCATCATCCTGCGCGCCTTCGAGCCGCACGAGCAGGGGCGCGCGAGCGGCATCTTCGGCATGGGCGTGGTGCTGGCGCCGGCCATCGGGCCGAGCATCGGCGGTGTGCTGGTCGACCTGTTCGGCTGGCGCTCGATCTTCTTCATGGTGGTGCCGTTCTGCCTGGCCTCGCTCTGGCTGGCCTACAAGTTCGTGCCGACCACGGCGCCAGGCGGCGTGGCGGCGGTGCGCGGCGGCGGGCTCGACGGGCGCGGGCTGGCACTGGGCACCATCGGCACGCTGTGCCTGCTGAACGGGCTGGTGGCGCTGCGCGGAGATTCGCCCCTGCAGGCAGGGCTGCTGCTGGCCGGCGCGCTGGCGGCGTTCGGCGCCTTCGTGTGGTGGCAGCGGCGGCTGGCGGCTTCGGGCGGCACGCCGCTGATGAACCTGGCGCTGTTCCAGTACCGGCAGTTCGCGATGGGCAGCGTGGTGGCGTTCATCTACGGCACGGCGCTGTTCGGCTCGACCTACCTGCTGCCGGTGTACATGCAGGTCGGGCTGCACCTGTCGGCCTCGCACGTGGGCACCATCCTGCTGCCGGCGGGCATCGTGCTGGCGCTGACCATCGCCGGCGTGGGCCGGCTGGCCGACCGGCATCCGACCTGGGTGCTGGTGACCATCGGGCTGGCGCTGCTGGCCGCGTCGTTCGCGCTGATGATGGTGCTGCGGCTGGACAGCGCGCTGTGGCTGCTGGTGGCGTTCGCGATCATCGGGCGCATCGGGCTGGGTTTCATCCTGCCCTCGCTCAACCTGGGCTCGATGCGGCCGCTGGCCAAGCCGCTGATTCCGCAGGGCGCCAGCGCCATCAACTTCGTGCGCATGCTGGGCGGCGCGGCCGGCGTGAGCCTGTGCGCCATCGTGCTCGAGTGGCGGCTGGCGGCGCACGGCGATTCGCTCGCCAACCCGATGAGCAGCCCGGCGCGGCTGGCCGCCTTCGACGAGGTGTTCGCGATGCTCGCGGGGCTGTGCGCACTGGCGATCTGCGCGGCCTGGCAGCTGCGGCAGGGGCCGGCGGAGACTGTGCGCAAGCCTGGGTAAACCCCGGCGGCGGAAGACGGGGCTTTCGCTTTCAATTGTTATCAGTTGTATCGAACTCGCCAGCGAGCCCCATTCCCATGCATCGCAGAAACTTCATTGCCGCTTCGGCGGCGGCCGTCGCCGTGCCCGCGCTCGGGCTCATGTCTTCCGCCCAGGCCGCCGAAAGCGGCCCGGCGGACACCGAAATCGTGCTCGGCCTCACCGGCATCCTGAGCGGGCCGCTCGGGGCGCCGATCAAGGTCGTGGTGGCCGGCGCGGGGCTGGCTTTCGACGCGGTGAATGCGCAGGGCGGCCTGTCGGGCCGCAAGATCCGGCTGGTGTCGCTCGACGACGAACTGGTGCCCGAGAAGGCGGTGGCCAACTACGAGAAACTGCTCGCCGAGCATCGCGCCTTCGCCTTCTTCGGCTGCGTGGGCTCGGGCACCACCGCGGCGGCGGCCAAGGTGCTGAACCAGAGCGGCGCGCCGATGGTCGCCGGCTATGCGGTGTCGGATTCGGCGCGCGAGAAGGTCGCGGGCTCCGGCTACTTCGTGCGCGCCACCTTCGCGCGCGAGGCGCAGGCGCTGGTGCAGCACCTGACGACCATCGGCGTCTCGCGGATCGCGGTGGCCTACCTCGACAACCCCGGCGGCGCCGAAGTGGCCAGGCTGGTCGAGGCCGCGCTCGCCACGCTGCAACTCAAGCCTGTGGCCGCCGTGCCGGTGAAGGGCGACGGCTCGGCCAACGAGGCCTCGGGCAAGGCGCTGGCGGAAAGCAAGGCGCAGGCGGTCATCATGTATCTGGGCGGCGGCATCGGCGGCGAGGTGATGAAGAGCGCCTGGGCCGCGGGCGGGCGCCAGATGTTCTACGGCATGTCGATCGTGCCGGGCGACGTCACGGCGCGGCTGGTGGGCGACAAGACCAGCGGGCTGGCCATCTCGCAGATCGTGCCCTACCCGTGGAGCGAGGTGGACGCCGGCGCAAGAGAGTATCGGCAGCTGGCCGAGCGCGCCAAGGTCGACGTGGGCTATCTGAGCTACGAAGGCTACGTGAACGCGCTGGTGATGATCGAGGCGCTGCGCCGCACCGGGCGCGACCTGACGCGCGCCAGGCTGCATGCCACGCTCAAGGCGATGAAGCTGCGGGTGAACAACATGGATATCGATTTCACCGGCGCCAGCAACACCGGCTCGCGCTTCATCGAGATGGTGCGGGTGACGAAGGAAGGCAAGTTCCTGCGCTAGCGGACGCCCGGCCGCGCGAATCGCGGTCTAATTGCGGGCATGTGTCAATTGCTAGGGATGAACTGCAACACGCCGACCGACGTGACCTTCAGCTTCACGGGGTTCGCGCAGCGCGGCGGCCGCACCGATCACCACGCCGACGGCTGGGGCATCGCGTTCTTCGAGGACCGCGGGCTGCGCCACTTCGTGGACCACCAGCCGGCGTGCGAATCGCCGGTGGCCGAACTGATCCGGCGCTATCCCATCCAGAGCCGCAACGTCATCGCGCACATCCGCAAGGCGACGCAGGGCGAGGTCAACCTGCAGAACTGCCACCCGTTCGTGCGCGAGCTGTGGGGACGGTACTGGGTGTTCGCCCATAACGGCGACCTGAAGGAATTCCGCCCGCGCCTGCACGGCAACTTCCACCCGGTGGGCAATACCGACAGCGAGCATGCCTTCTGCTGGATCATGCAGGAGCTGGCCAAGTCGCACGCGGGCGTGCCGAGCATCGAGGAGCTGACGCTCACGCTGCGCGAACTTGCGCCGCAACTGGCGAGCCACGGCACCTTCAACTTCATGCTGTCCAACGGGCAGGCGCTGTGGGCTCACGCCTCGACCAACCTGTGGTACGTGGAGCGGCAGCATCCGTTCGTCACCGCGCAGCTCTCCGACGAAGACCTGGCGATCGACTTCGCGCAGCACACCACGCCCAGCGACCGCGTGGCGGTGGTGGTGACGGCGCCGCTCACGACCAACGAAACCTGGACGCAGTTCGCGCCCGGCGAGCTTCATGTGTTCGTGGATGGACGGCTTTCGGGGTACTGAGCCGAGGCTGCAACCTTTCTACTGACACATTTTCGCAACAGTGCAATAAAGTATCAGCGGACAGACGAAAGTGCGAGAACAATAACTGTTCTCATTTGCATCCTTCGAACCGTCCATGCCCGCATCTCATTTCCATCTTCGGCCTGTCGTGGCCGCAACGCTGCTCGCGCTCCATGCCGTGGCGGCACTGGCCCAGAACAACGCGGCCGAACCGGCCGCCGCAACGGCGTCGAGCGGCACGCTGGCCACGGTGAACGTGGAAGCCAGCGCCGACGCATCGGCCGAGGGCCTGGCCAAGCCCTATGCCGGCGGCCAGGTGGCACGCGGCGGGCGCGTCGGCATCCTGGGCACCCAGGACATGATGAGCACGCCCTTCTCCAGCACCAACTACACCAACGAACTGATCCAGGACCAGCAGGCCAAGAGCGTGGCCGACGTGCTGCTGAACGACCCGTCGGTGCGCCAGGCGCGCGGCTTCGGCAACTTCCAGGAGCTGTACGTGGTGCGCGGCTTCCCCGTGTACTCGGACGACGTGTCGTACAACGGCCTCTACGGCATGCTGCCGCGCCAGTACATCGCCTCCGAATTCTTCGAGCGCGTGGAAGTCTTCCGCGGCGCCAACACCTTCCTGAACGGCGCGGCCCCCGGCGGCAGCGGCATCGGCGGCGCGATCAACCTGCTGCCCAAGCGCGCGCCCAACGAAGCGCTCACGCGTGTCGGCTTCGGCGTGCAGAGCGGCGGCCAGGGCTTCGTCAATCTCGACCTGGCCCGCCGCTTCGGTCCCGACGACAGCCTGGGCGTGCGCGTGAACGCGGTGCGCCGCGAAGGCGGCACCGGCGTGAACAAGGAAAGCCAGCAGCTCAGCGCCTTCGGCGTCGGCCTCGACTGGCACAACCGCAACGTGCGCCTGTCGGCCGACTTCGGCTACCAGGACTACGACCTGAAAGACGGCCGCCCGAGCCTGACGCCCTCGTCCACGCTGCCGATCCCGCGCGCCCCCGACGCCCGCACCAACTTCGCCCAGCCCTGGACCTATTCGAAGGAAAAGGACAAGTTCGCCACCTTCCGCGGCGAAGTCGACATCACCGACAACATCACCGCCTGGGCCGCCGGCGGCGTGCGCCGCAGCAGCGAAGACAACGTGCTGTCGAACCCGACGCTCACCGACGCCTTCGGCAACACCAGCAACACGCGCTTCAGCAACACCCGCGAAGACCGCATCGGCACCGGTGAAATCGGCGTGCGCGGCAACTTCGCCACCGGCCCGGTGAAGCACACGCTGGTGGCCTCGGCCGCCAAGTACAGCAACGACCGCGACAACGCCTACGCCATCTCGGCGCAGAGCGTGCGCAACAACATCTACACGCCGTACGCGTCGTCCTACCCGGTCGCCAACGGTGCTTTCGTGGGCAACACGCTCGACGACCCGCGCCTGACCGACCGCATCGAAACATCGAGCGTGGCCGTCGCCGACACCATGGCGTTCATGGACGACCGCCTGCTCGTCACCCTCGGCGCGCGCCGCCAGACCATCAAGCAGACCAGCTACGCCTACAACACGCTCAAGCAGACCAGCGACTACGACAAGAGCAAGACCACGCCGGTGGCCGGCGTCGTGTTCAAGATCACGCCGACGGTCTCGGCCTACGCCAACTACATCGAAGGCCTGGTCAAGGGCAACGTGGCGGGCACCACGGTGAACAACCGCCCCGTCACCAATGCCGGCGAAATCTTCGCGCCGTACCAGGCCAAGCAGAAGGAAATCGGCGTCAAGTACGACGGCGGCACGCTCGGCGCCAGCGCCGCGTTCTTCACCACCGACCAGCCGACTTACTACTACGCCGGCCAGACCTACGGCCTGTACGGCAAGCAGCGCAACCAGGGCCTGGAGTTCTCGGTGTTCGGCCAACCGGCCAAGGGCCTGCGCCTGCTCGGCGGCCTGACGCTGCTGGACGCCAAGCAGAAGAACACGCAAGGCGGCGCCACCGACGGCCTGACGGCCATCGGCGTGGCCAAGCAGCAAGCCAACCTGGGCGCCGAATGGGACGTGCCGGGCCTGCGCAACCTGTCGCTGAACGCCCGCGTGCTCTACACCTCGAAGCAATACGCCAACGCCGCCAACACCCAGTCGGTGCCGTCGTGGACGCGCTTCGACATCGGCGCGCGCTACCTGGTCGACCTGGGCAACGGCCGTGCGCTCACGCTGCGTGCGCGCATCGACAACCTGTTCAACAAGTCGTACTGGGCCTCGGTGGGCGGCACGCAGGGCAGCAACTACCTGGTGCTGGGCGCGCCGCGCACCTTCTCGCTGAGCGGCACCATCGACTTCTGACGCTGGAGGTCAGCGGCCCTGCGGCTGCAGGGTCGCTTCCAGCGCATCGATGAACATGGCCGGCACGTCGAAGCCGGTCTGCTCGGTGATTTCCTGGAAGCAGGTCGGGCTGGTCACGTTGATTTCGGTGACCGAGTCGCCGATCACGTCGAGCCCGATCAGCAGCAGCCCGCGCGGCGCGAGCACACGACCGATGGTTTCCGCGATCTCGCGGTTGCGCGCGGTCAGCGGCTGCGCCACGCCCTTGCCGCCGGCAGCGAGGTTGCCGCGCACCTCGGTGCCTTGCGGAATGCGCGCCAGCACGAAGGGCGCCGGCTCGCCCGCGATGATCAGGATGCGCTTGTCGCCCTGGACGACCTCGGGCACGAAGCGCTGCACCATGATGGTCTCGGCGCCGTCCTTGTTGAGCGTCTCGACGATGGAGCCGAGGTTCAGCGCGTCCTGCTTCACGCGGAAGATGCCCATGCCGCCCATGCCGTCGAGCGGCTTCAGGATGATGTCGCCGTGCTCCGCATGGAAGTCGCGCACCGCCTGCGCGCTGCGCGTGACCAGCGTGGGCGTGACGAACTGCGGAAACTCCATGATCGCGAGCTTTTCCGGATGGTCGCGCAGCGCGCGCGGCGAGTTGACCACCCGGCCGCCTTCGCGTTCGGCCTGCTCCAGCAGGTGCGTCGCGTAGATGTACTCGGCGTCGAAGGGCGGGTCCTTGCGCATCAGCACCGCGTCGAAGTCCTTCAGCGCCTTCGACTCGGTGATGTCGACGCGGTACCAGTCCTTCGCGTCGCCCGTCAGCGTGATCTGCTGCACCGTGGCGGTGACGAAACCGCCCGACTTCCACTGGATGTCCTGCGGCAGGCAGGCGGCGATGCGGTGGCCGCGGCGCTGGGCCTCGCGCATCATCGAGAAGGTGGTGTCCTTGTAGATCTTGAAATGATCGAGCGGGTCGGCGACGAAGAGGATGTTTTTCATCAGGCGTTCTTTCTTGCGGTGCCACGAACGGCGGGCGCCGCCGGGTATCGGGGCGCGATGTTGCCGGAAGCGGCGATGTCCTTGCCGGACGGGGCCTTTTCTCCATGCGCGCGGCCGGGCTGGAGCAATCGCATCGCGCGATTGTGCCGGGAGCCGTCAGCGCCAGATTGTCAACAATCTGAGCGACACAATGTCAACCATCGGGCACGGGACTTGCACGAACCCGCTTGCGACATCCCGCCGTGCACCGCCATGGCCCAGCAAGATTGGAGAACCCCGTGGAAGCATCCGTTTCGCAGCAGAGCCATCCCGCGCTCGACCCCGCCGCCGTGGTGGACGAGTTCCTTCGCCTGGTGATGATTCCCGACCCGCAGTCGGCCTCCCGCTTCACCGCACCGGACATCCGCATCCGCTTCACCGGCAACCGGCCGATGCAGGCACCCGGCGACACCTCGGCCTTCAATGCGAAGCGCTATGCCTGGGTCAAGAAGAAGATCGAGCGCACCGAGACGGTGGCCGGCGGCACGCCCGAGGAAACGGTGGTCTACAGCCTCGGCACGCTCTACGGCGCATGGCCCGACGGCACGGCCTTCGAAGGCAATCGGTACGTCGACCGCTACGTGGTGCGCCACGGCCTGATCGTGCAGATGGACGTGTGGAACGACAGCGCCGAATGGCTGCTGGTGCGCGCCGGCCTCGCCGTGCTGTGACGAGGCCGCCGGCATGACGACGCGCTGGCCCGACCGGCTCCCCACGCACGACCGCTTCGACTACCTGCCCATCACGCGGCGGCCTGGCTACGTGTGGCCGAACGGCGCGCGGCTGGCGGTGTACATCGGCTTCAACGTCGAGCACTTCGCCTTCGGCGACGGGCTGGGCGCATGCATCGGCCCCGCCTCGCCGCAGCCCGACGTGCTCAACCACGGCTGGCGCGAATACGGCAACCGCGTCGGCGCCTGGCGCTGCCTCGAGCTGTTCGACGCGCTCGCGCTGCCCACGGGCGCGCTCGTCAACACCGCGCTGTACGACCACTGCCCCGAACTGGTCCAGGCGCTGGTGGCGCGCGGCGACGAACTGATCGGCCACGGCCACAGCAACGCCGAACGCCAGGGCGTGCTCGACGAGGCGCACGAGCGCGCGCTGCTGCAGCGCTGCCGCGAACGCATGCTGCGCGAGAGCGGGCAGGCGCCGGCCGGGTGGCTCTCGCCATGGATCTCGGAAAGCGCCGTGACGCCCGACCTGCTGGCCGAGACCGGCTACCGCTACACGCTCAACTGGTGCCACGACGACCAGCCGCTGCGCATGCGCACGCGCGGTGGAGAAGGCTCGCTGTGGTCGGTGCCGTATCCCCAGGAGCTCAACGACATCCCGATGATCGTCGGCCGCCTGATGGACGCGAAGGACTTCAGCGCGATGGTGATCGACAACTTCGAGGAAATGCTCGAACAGTCGCGCACGCAGCCGCTGGTGATGGGCCTGGCGCTGCATCCCTACATCGTGGGCCAGCCCTACCGGCTGCGGCACCTGCGCACCGCGCTCGCGCATCTGGCGCGTGCGCGCGACCGGGGCGACATCTGGTTCACCACGCCGGGCGCGATCGCCTCGCACGTGGAACAGATTGCGAAGGAACGGCCGGGGGAGTTCGCCTGAGGCGCTCCGCGAGGCCTCAGATCTCGATCTTCGAGCCCAGCTCCACCACCGCGTTGTTCGGCAGCCCCAGGAACGCCGCCGCCCCGCTCGCGTTGTGGTGCATCTGCGCGAACAGCTTCTCGCGCCACGGCGCCATGCCGCTGCCGAGCGTGGGAATCACCACGTCGCGCGACAGGAAGTAGCTGGTCGTCATCGCCTCCAGCTGGCAGCCGCGCATGCGCGCGTTCTCGAGCGCGCGCGGCAGGTCGATGTCGTTCTTGAAACCGTAGTGCACGATGATCTGCCAGCAGTGGTGGCCCAGCGGCTCGATCTCGATGCGCTTGTCCATGGGGATCCAGGGCACCTCGTGGTTGCGCACCGTGACGAACATGTTCTGCTCGTGCAGCACCTTGTTGTGCTTGAGGTTGTGCAGCAGCGCATTGGGCACCACGCCCGGCTCGGCCGTGAGGAACACCGCCGTGCCGTCCACGCGCACCGGCGGGCTCACGAACACCGAGTCGAGGAAGGACTTCAGGTCGATGGCGTCGGCATGCTGCGCCTCGCCCATGAGGCGGCGGCCTTCCTTCCAGGTGATCATCAGCGTGAACACGAAGCCGCCGATCATCAGCGGGAACCAGCCGCCCTCGAACAGCTTGAGCAGGTTCGAGGCGAAGAACATGAAGTCGACGAAGAAGAACACCGCCGTCGAGCCGATGCACAGCAGCAGCGGCAGCTTCCACGCATAGCGGATCACGAAGAAGGTCAGCACCGTGGTGATCAGCATGTCGGTGGTCACGGCAATGCCGTAGGCCGCGGCCAGGCTGCTCGACGAGCGGAACATGACCACCGCCAGCACGATGGCCACGAACAGGCCCCAGTTGACCAGCGGAATGTAGATCTGCCCGGCCGTGCGCACGCTGGTGTGCTCGATGTTCAGGCGCGGCAGGTAGCCCAGCTGGATGACCTGGCGCGTGACGCTGAAGGCACCGGTGATGAGCGCCTGCGACGCGATCACCGTGGCCAGCGTGGCCAGCAGCACCAGCGGAATGAGCGCCCATTCGGGTGCCATCATGAAGAACGGGTTCTTCACCGCCTCGGGGTTCTCCAGCAGCAGCGCGCCCTGGCCGAAGTAGTTGAGCGTGAGCGCCGGCATCACCACCGAGAACCACGCGATGCGGATCGGGCTCTTGCCGAAGTGGCCCAGGTCGGCATAGAGCGCCTCGGCACCGGTCACGCACAGCACGGTGGCGCCCAGCAGGATGAAGCTGGTGCCGGGGTTGTCCCAGATGAACTTGAGCGCGTAGAACGGGTTCAGCGCCTTGAGGATTTCAGGGTGGTGCACGATCTGCGACACGCCCAGCACCGCGATCGACAGGAACCACACCAGCGTGACCGGCCCGAAGAACTTGCCGATGCCCGCCGTGCCGCGCTTCTGCACCACGAACAGGCAGAACAGCACGACCAGCGTCAGCGGAATGACGTAGTGCGTGAAGTGCGGCGACACCACTTCCAGGCCTTCCACGGCCGACAGCACGGAGATGGCCGGCGTGATGACCCCGTCGCCGTAGAACAGCGATGTGCCGAAGATGCCCACCACCAGCAGCAGGTGGCGCAGCCTGGGCTTGTCCGCCACCGCGCGCGAGGCCAGCGCGAGCATCGCGACCAGCCCGCCCTCGCCTTCGTTGTCGGCGCGCAGCACCAGCACCACGTACTTGATGGAGACGATGACGGTGAGCGTCCAGAAGAACATCGACAGGATGCCGTAGACGTTCTCGACCGTGAACGGCACGTGGCCGTGGCCGAAGACTTCCTTGACGGCATACAGGACGCTGGTGCCGATGTCGCCGTAGACGACGCCGATGGCGCCGACGATCAGGCCGGCGGAGATGGTTTTGGGGGCTGACACGAAGTCGATGGGAAAAGGGCTGGCTGTATCAATCGACGTGTCAGACACGCGGGGGAGCGATGGCGGCGGATTCCGCGCCATGCATCCCCTCCGCCCTTTGGGTTCCGTTGATGTGGGGCCGCTATTTTGCCGCCGCCCGCCGCCGCCGCAAGCCGGCCCCCGCAATCATTCGTAGATTTCGGCGTCCGGGTTGGTGGCTTCCATCTCGTAGCTGGCGGCCACCATGGCCAGCCGGCCGACCACGCCGTACATGTAGAAGCGGTTCGGCGCGCTGGCGCCGGGCTTGGCGCCGGGCTGCGGCAGGTGTGCGCTCTCGGAGAAGGCCAGCGGCACGAAGCTCGCGCCCGGCAGCTTGAGGTTCTCGTCGGGCGCCTGCTCGGCATGCACGCGGTAGAAGCCGCCGACCACGTAGCGGTCCATCATGTAGACGACCGGTTCGGCCACGCCGTTGTGCACGCGCTCGTTGGTGAGCACGCCTTCCTGGACGATCAGCTCGGTGGGTTCGCGCAGCTCGCGCAACTCGCGTGCTTCGCGGCTGTTGGCGGCCTTGGCGGCCGACGCGCCGCGCGGCTTGCCGATCAGCGCCTCGACGTCTTTCACGTCTCGCACCGTCACCACGCCCGGGCTGCCGCTGTCGCTGTGGCCGCCCTTGACCACCACGAACGGCTTCTCGTTGATGCCGTATTCCTTGTATTTGCGGCGCACCTTGGTCAGCACCGCGTCCACATGGCTGGTCAGCACGTCGATGCCGCGGCCCTCGGCCACGTCGACGCCCTCGGCGCGCGCGTAGATCGGGTTGATGAGCCACGGGTCGATGCCCAGCAGCTTGCCGAAGCGCTTGGAAAGCTCTTCGTAGCTGTGCAGGTGATTGCTCTTGCGGCGAACCGACCAGCCCGCGTGCAGCGGCGGCAGCAGGTATTGCTCGTGCAGATCCTCGAGGATGCCGGGCGTTCCCGCGGAAAGCTCGTTGTTGAGCAGAATTGTGCAGGGATCGAAGTTCTTCAGCCCCAGGCGGCGCTTGGTGCGCACCACCGGCTCCAGCGTGACGACGTCGCCGCCGGGCAGTTCGATCTTCTTGGGCGACTTGATGGCCGGGTCGATCGACCCGACGCGCACGTTGAGCCCCGCCATGTGGAAGATGCGCACCAGTTGCGCGACGTTGGCAAGATAAAACGTGTTCTTCGAGTGATTTTCCGGAATGACGAGCAGGTTGCGCGCCTCCGGACAGATCTTCTCGATGGCTGCCTGCGCCGCCTGCACGGCCAGCGGCAGCATTTCCTTGGTGAGGTTGTTCCAGCCGCCGGGGAACAGGTTGGTGTCGACCGGGGCGAGCTTGAAGCCGGCGTTGCGGATGTCCACGGCGCTGTAGAACGGCGGCGTGTGTTCCATCCATTCGAGCCTGAACCAGCGCTCGATGGCGGGCATCGAGTCGAGCACCCGCTGCTCCAGTTCGTTGATCGGGCCGGTCAGGGCGGTGACGAGATGCGGAACCATGCGGCGGCCTTGTTGGTTTTGTGCTTAAAGGTAGAGCGGAATTGTAGGATTTGGGGATGGCCGCCCCAATGACAAGACGGGAGAAAGCGGACTTGCCTCAGCCGATCCGCTCTCCACGGCTTCTCAACTCCGGACTTCGCCCTGCCCGAGCACGACGTACTTGAGCGAGGTCAGTCCTTCGATGCCGACCGGTCCGCGGGCGTGGAACTTGTCGGTGCTGATGCCGATTTCGGCACCCAGCCCGAACTCGAACCCGTCCGCGAAGCGGGTGCTCGCATTGACCATGACGCTGGCCGAGTCGACCTCGCGCAGGAAGCGCTGCGCATGCACATGGTCGCGCGTGACGATGGCGTCGGTGTGATGGCTCGAATAGCGGTTGATGTGGGCGATGGCCTCGTCCACGCCGGCCACCACCTTGATGCTGATCACGGCGGCCAGGTATTCCTCGGACCAGTCCGACTCCACTGCATCGACCACCCTGGCCTGCGGGTCGATGGCGCCGTCGGCGCGCAGGATGCGGGCGGCTTCGGGGTCGCAACGCATTTCCACGCCCTTGGCCGCGAAGATGGCGGCGATCTCGGGCAGGAAGTCTTCGGCGACCGTGGCCGACACCAGCAGGCCTTCGGCGGCGTTGCAGGGGCTGTACTTCTGGGTCTTGGCGTTGTCGACGATGCGCAGCGCCATGTCGAACTCGGCCGTGTCGTCCACGTACACGTGGCAGTTGCCGTCCAGGTGCTTGATGACCGGCACCTTGGCGTCCCGGCTGATGCGCTCGATCAGGCCCTTGCCGCCGCGCGGGATGATCACGTCCACGAACTCCGGCATGGCGATCAGCTGGCCGACGGCTTCGCGGTCGGTGGTCTGCACCAGCTGCACCGCCTCGACCGGCAGGCCGGCTTCGGCCAGCGCCTCGGACACCAGCAGCGCCAGCGCCTTGTTCGATTCGATGGCTTCCGAGCCGCCGCGCAGGATGGCCGCGTTGCCGCTCTTGATGGCCAGGCTCGCGGCCTCGATGGTCACGTTGGGCCGGCTCTCGTAGATCATGCCGAAGACGCCGATCGGCACGCGCATCTGGCCCACGCGGATGCCGCTGGGCTGCTGCTTCATGCCGATGATTTCGCCGATCACGTCGGCCATGCCGGCCAGCTGCTCGCAGCCCTGGGCGACGGTCTCGATGACC includes the following:
- the gshB gene encoding glutathione synthase is translated as MKNILFVADPLDHFKIYKDTTFSMMREAQRRGHRIAACLPQDIQWKSGGFVTATVQQITLTGDAKDWYRVDITESKALKDFDAVLMRKDPPFDAEYIYATHLLEQAEREGGRVVNSPRALRDHPEKLAIMEFPQFVTPTLVTRSAQAVRDFHAEHGDIILKPLDGMGGMGIFRVKQDALNLGSIVETLNKDGAETIMVQRFVPEVVQGDKRILIIAGEPAPFVLARIPQGTEVRGNLAAGGKGVAQPLTARNREIAETIGRVLAPRGLLLIGLDVIGDSVTEINVTSPTCFQEITEQTGFDVPAMFIDALEATLQPQGR
- a CDS encoding ABC transporter substrate-binding protein; translated protein: MHRRNFIAASAAAVAVPALGLMSSAQAAESGPADTEIVLGLTGILSGPLGAPIKVVVAGAGLAFDAVNAQGGLSGRKIRLVSLDDELVPEKAVANYEKLLAEHRAFAFFGCVGSGTTAAAAKVLNQSGAPMVAGYAVSDSAREKVAGSGYFVRATFAREAQALVQHLTTIGVSRIAVAYLDNPGGAEVARLVEAALATLQLKPVAAVPVKGDGSANEASGKALAESKAQAVIMYLGGGIGGEVMKSAWAAGGRQMFYGMSIVPGDVTARLVGDKTSGLAISQIVPYPWSEVDAGAREYRQLAERAKVDVGYLSYEGYVNALVMIEALRRTGRDLTRARLHATLKAMKLRVNNMDIDFTGASNTGSRFIEMVRVTKEGKFLR
- a CDS encoding MFS transporter; amino-acid sequence: MTSPQTPEEAASTPAPPSIGTLRQRYGERYRWYLLLSVMVGTMASIMSSTIVNVAIPGMSHHFSLGQERAQWVSSGFMVAMTVSMLTTPWLLSRYGYRRTYVGTMVLLLLGGIVGGVANDFSLVLFARVAEGLAAGVVQPIPAIIILRAFEPHEQGRASGIFGMGVVLAPAIGPSIGGVLVDLFGWRSIFFMVVPFCLASLWLAYKFVPTTAPGGVAAVRGGGLDGRGLALGTIGTLCLLNGLVALRGDSPLQAGLLLAGALAAFGAFVWWQRRLAASGGTPLMNLALFQYRQFAMGSVVAFIYGTALFGSTYLLPVYMQVGLHLSASHVGTILLPAGIVLALTIAGVGRLADRHPTWVLVTIGLALLAASFALMMVLRLDSALWLLVAFAIIGRIGLGFILPSLNLGSMRPLAKPLIPQGASAINFVRMLGGAAGVSLCAIVLEWRLAAHGDSLANPMSSPARLAAFDEVFAMLAGLCALAICAAWQLRQGPAETVRKPG
- a CDS encoding polysaccharide deacetylase family protein, which translates into the protein MTTRWPDRLPTHDRFDYLPITRRPGYVWPNGARLAVYIGFNVEHFAFGDGLGACIGPASPQPDVLNHGWREYGNRVGAWRCLELFDALALPTGALVNTALYDHCPELVQALVARGDELIGHGHSNAERQGVLDEAHERALLQRCRERMLRESGQAPAGWLSPWISESAVTPDLLAETGYRYTLNWCHDDQPLRMRTRGGEGSLWSVPYPQELNDIPMIVGRLMDAKDFSAMVIDNFEEMLEQSRTQPLVMGLALHPYIVGQPYRLRHLRTALAHLARARDRGDIWFTTPGAIASHVEQIAKERPGEFA
- a CDS encoding class II glutamine amidotransferase, with the translated sequence MCQLLGMNCNTPTDVTFSFTGFAQRGGRTDHHADGWGIAFFEDRGLRHFVDHQPACESPVAELIRRYPIQSRNVIAHIRKATQGEVNLQNCHPFVRELWGRYWVFAHNGDLKEFRPRLHGNFHPVGNTDSEHAFCWIMQELAKSHAGVPSIEELTLTLRELAPQLASHGTFNFMLSNGQALWAHASTNLWYVERQHPFVTAQLSDEDLAIDFAQHTTPSDRVAVVVTAPLTTNETWTQFAPGELHVFVDGRLSGY
- a CDS encoding TonB-dependent receptor; translation: MPASHFHLRPVVAATLLALHAVAALAQNNAAEPAAATASSGTLATVNVEASADASAEGLAKPYAGGQVARGGRVGILGTQDMMSTPFSSTNYTNELIQDQQAKSVADVLLNDPSVRQARGFGNFQELYVVRGFPVYSDDVSYNGLYGMLPRQYIASEFFERVEVFRGANTFLNGAAPGGSGIGGAINLLPKRAPNEALTRVGFGVQSGGQGFVNLDLARRFGPDDSLGVRVNAVRREGGTGVNKESQQLSAFGVGLDWHNRNVRLSADFGYQDYDLKDGRPSLTPSSTLPIPRAPDARTNFAQPWTYSKEKDKFATFRGEVDITDNITAWAAGGVRRSSEDNVLSNPTLTDAFGNTSNTRFSNTREDRIGTGEIGVRGNFATGPVKHTLVASAAKYSNDRDNAYAISAQSVRNNIYTPYASSYPVANGAFVGNTLDDPRLTDRIETSSVAVADTMAFMDDRLLVTLGARRQTIKQTSYAYNTLKQTSDYDKSKTTPVAGVVFKITPTVSAYANYIEGLVKGNVAGTTVNNRPVTNAGEIFAPYQAKQKEIGVKYDGGTLGASAAFFTTDQPTYYYAGQTYGLYGKQRNQGLEFSVFGQPAKGLRLLGGLTLLDAKQKNTQGGATDGLTAIGVAKQQANLGAEWDVPGLRNLSLNARVLYTSKQYANAANTQSVPSWTRFDIGARYLVDLGNGRALTLRARIDNLFNKSYWASVGGTQGSNYLVLGAPRTFSLSGTIDF